Proteins from a genomic interval of Phlebotomus papatasi isolate M1 chromosome 3, Ppap_2.1, whole genome shotgun sequence:
- the LOC129807481 gene encoding 60S ribosomal protein L34-like: MVQRLTLRRRLSYNTKSNRRRVVRTPGGLLVYQYVKKRRNVPKCGQCKEKLKGIRPTRPSERPRISKRQKTVRRTYGGVLCHRCLRERIVRAFLIEEQKIVVKVLKAQKASQKAAAKAK, encoded by the exons ATGGTTCAACGTTTGACCCTCAGACGCCGGTTGTCGTACAACACAAAGTCAAACAGGAGGCGTGT TGTTCGTACTCCTGGAGGACTTCTCGTCTATCAGTACGTGAAGAAGCGACGCAATGTGCCCAAGTGTGGTCAGTGCAAGGAGAAGCTAAAGGGTATCCGGCCAACGCGCCCCAGCGAACGACCACGCATCTCCAAGAGACAGAAAACCGTCCGCCGGACGTACGGAGGTGTTCTCTGCCACCGATGCCTGCGGGAGCGCATTGTCCGCGCATTCCTCATCGAGGAGCAGAAGATAGTCGTGAAAGTGCTGAAGGCTCAAAAGGCATCGCAAAAAGCTGCCGCGAAAGCCAAGTAA